From Triticum urartu cultivar G1812 chromosome 2, Tu2.1, whole genome shotgun sequence, a single genomic window includes:
- the LOC125537985 gene encoding uncharacterized protein LOC125537985, which yields MASNYVDTTGEEGRFHAHGHHSNSTTPTGEAASPKNTRRRWPGSASAPSGAGHGPASKCVCAPATHAGSFKCRFHRTNSQGHGHGQAQGSRPSSPPSPAAANAVPRHPASPSSSSGTVATQ from the coding sequence ATGGCTTCCAACTACGTGGACACCACGGGGGAGGAGGGGAGGTTCCACGCCCACGGCCACCACAGCAACAGCACCACGCCGACCGGCGAGGCCGCGTCGCCCAAGAATACGCGGAGGAGGTGGCCCGGGTCGGCGTCGGCGCCGTCCGGCGCAGGCCACGGACCCGCTTCCAAATGCGTCTGTGCGCCGGCCACCCACGCGGGGTCCTTCAAGTGCCGTTTCCATCGTACCAACTCCCAGGGCCACGGCCACGGCCAGGCCCAGGGAAGCCGTCCTTCTTCGCCTCCTTCACCGGCCGCGGCCAACGCGGTGCCGCGGCACCCGGCCTCACCATCCTCCTCATCCGGCACCGTCGCGACCCAGTGA